The following proteins come from a genomic window of Citrobacter europaeus:
- the asd gene encoding aspartate-semialdehyde dehydrogenase codes for MKNVGFIGWRGMVGSVLMQRMVEERDFDAIRPVFFSTSQLGQAAPTFGGTATGTLQDAFDLDALKALDIIVTCQGGDYTNEIYPKLRESGWQGYWIDAASSLRMKDDAIIILDPVNQDVITDGLNKGIKTFVGGNCTVSLMLMSLGGLFANDLVDWVSVATYQAASGGGARHMRELLSQMGHLYGHVADELATPSSAILDIERKVTALSRSGELPVDNFGVPLAGSLIPWIDKQLDNGQSREEWKGQAETNKILDTSSVIPVDGLCVRVGALRCHSQAFTIKLKKDVSIPTVEELLAAHNPWAKVVPNDRDITMRELTPAAVTGTLTTPVGRLRKLNMGPEFLSAFTVGDQLLWGAAEPLRRMLRQLA; via the coding sequence ATGAAAAATGTTGGTTTTATCGGCTGGCGCGGTATGGTCGGCTCTGTACTCATGCAACGCATGGTTGAGGAGCGTGACTTCGACGCCATTCGCCCTGTTTTCTTTTCTACTTCCCAGCTCGGGCAGGCGGCACCGACGTTCGGTGGAACCGCGACCGGCACGCTTCAGGACGCTTTTGATCTGGACGCGCTGAAGGCGCTCGATATCATCGTGACCTGTCAGGGCGGCGATTATACCAACGAAATCTATCCAAAGCTTCGTGAAAGCGGTTGGCAGGGTTACTGGATTGACGCGGCCTCTTCGCTGCGTATGAAAGACGATGCCATCATCATTCTCGATCCGGTTAACCAGGATGTCATTACTGACGGCCTGAATAAAGGAATTAAGACCTTTGTCGGCGGAAACTGTACCGTTAGCCTGATGCTGATGTCCCTTGGTGGCCTGTTTGCCAATGACCTGGTTGACTGGGTTTCCGTGGCGACCTATCAGGCGGCTTCCGGCGGCGGCGCGCGTCATATGCGCGAACTGTTGTCCCAGATGGGTCATCTGTATGGCCATGTGGCCGATGAACTGGCGACCCCTTCCTCTGCTATTCTCGATATCGAACGCAAAGTGACGGCCCTGTCCCGCAGCGGTGAACTGCCGGTTGATAACTTTGGCGTACCGCTGGCCGGTAGCCTGATTCCGTGGATCGACAAACAGCTTGATAACGGTCAGAGCCGTGAAGAGTGGAAGGGACAGGCCGAAACCAACAAAATTCTTGATACGTCTTCTGTGATCCCGGTCGATGGTCTGTGCGTGCGCGTCGGCGCGCTGCGCTGCCACAGCCAGGCGTTCACCATTAAACTGAAAAAAGATGTGTCTATTCCGACCGTGGAAGAACTGCTGGCGGCGCACAATCCGTGGGCCAAAGTCGTGCCAAACGATCGGGATATCACTATGCGTGAGTTAACCCCGGCGGCCGTTACCGGCACGCTGACCACGCCAGTAGGCCGTCTGCGTAAGCTGAATATGGGGCCAGAGTTCCTGTCAGCCTTTACCGTAGGCGACCAGTTGCTGTGGGGGGCTGCGGAGCCATTGCGCCGTATGCTGCGCCAATTGGCGTAA
- a CDS encoding oxidoreductase, translating into MTLHCAFIGFGKSTTRYHLPYVLNRKNSWHVAHIFRRNAKPEEQAPQYSHIHFTSDLDEILNDPQVKLVIVCTHADSHFEYAKRALEAGKNVLVEKPFTPTLAQAKELFELAQSKGLTVTPYQNRRFDSCFLTAKKAIESGKLGKIVEVESHFDYYRPEAETKPGLPQDGAFYGLGVHTMDQIISLFGRPDHVAYDIRSLRNKANQDDTFEAQLFYGDLKAIVKTSHLVKIDYPKFIVHGTKGSFVKYGIDQQETSLKANIMPGEPGFAADDSIGMLEYVNDDGITVKEEVKPEVGDYGRVYDALYQTLTAGTPNYVKESEVLTNLEILERAFEQAMPATITLAK; encoded by the coding sequence ATGACCTTACACTGCGCATTTATTGGTTTTGGTAAAAGCACCACTCGCTACCATTTGCCGTACGTCCTCAATCGCAAAAATAGCTGGCACGTTGCGCACATTTTCCGCCGCAACGCCAAGCCGGAAGAGCAGGCGCCGCAGTATTCCCATATTCACTTCACCAGTGACCTCGACGAGATCTTAAACGATCCGCAGGTGAAGCTGGTGATCGTCTGTACCCATGCTGACAGCCATTTTGAATACGCCAAACGCGCGCTGGAAGCGGGTAAAAATGTGCTGGTTGAGAAACCCTTCACCCCAACGCTTGCGCAAGCAAAAGAGTTGTTTGAGCTGGCGCAAAGCAAAGGACTGACCGTTACGCCGTATCAGAATCGTCGTTTTGACTCCTGTTTCCTCACCGCTAAAAAAGCGATTGAGAGCGGCAAGCTCGGCAAGATTGTTGAAGTTGAAAGCCATTTCGATTACTACCGTCCCGAAGCAGAGACCAAGCCGGGGCTGCCGCAGGACGGCGCGTTTTATGGTCTGGGCGTACACACCATGGATCAGATTATCTCGCTGTTCGGACGTCCCGATCATGTGGCCTATGACATCCGCAGCCTACGCAACAAAGCGAACCAGGACGATACCTTTGAAGCGCAGCTGTTTTACGGCGACCTGAAAGCCATTGTTAAAACCAGTCATCTGGTGAAAATCGACTATCCGAAGTTTATCGTCCATGGCACCAAAGGCTCGTTTGTGAAGTACGGCATCGACCAGCAGGAAACCAGCCTGAAGGCTAATATCATGCCAGGTGAGCCAGGTTTCGCTGCCGATGATTCCATTGGAATGCTGGAATATGTCAACGATGACGGCATCACGGTGAAAGAAGAGGTGAAGCCGGAAGTGGGAGACTACGGTCGCGTCTATGATGCGCTGTACCAGACGCTGACGGCCGGTACGCCTAATTACGTCAAGGAATCTGAAGTTCTTACCAACCTGGAAATCCTCGAACGCGCCTTTGAACAGGCAATGCCTGCCACGATAACCCTCGCCAAATAG
- the glgB gene encoding 1,4-alpha-glucan branching enzyme, whose protein sequence is MSVRIDRDVINALIAGHFADPFSVLGMHQTDAGLEVRALLPDATEVWVIEPKTGRKVGKLDCLDSRGFFCAVLPRRKNFFRYQLAVVWHGQQNLIDDPYRFGPLIQDMDAWLLSEGTHLRPYETLGAHADTMDGVTGTRFSVWAPNAQRVSVVGQFNYWDGRRHPMRLRKESGIWELFIPGAQQGQLYKYEMIDANGKLRIKADPYAFEAQMRPETASLICGLPEKVVQSEERKKANQFDAPISIYEVHLGSWRRHTDNNFWLSYRELADQLVPYAKWMGFTHLELLPINEHPFDGSWGYQPTGMYAPTRRFGTRDDFRYFVNAAHQAGLNVILDWVPGHFPSDDFGLAEFDGTNLYEHSDPREGYHQDWNTLIYNYGRREVSNYLVGNALYWIERFGIDALRVDAVASMIYRDYSRKEGEWVPNEFGGRENLEAIEFLRNTNRILGEQVPGAVSMAEESTDFAGVSRPQDMGGLGFWYKWNLGWMHDTLDYMKLDPIHRQYHHDKLTFGMLYNYTENFVLPLSHDEVVHGKKSILDRMPGDAWQKFANLRAYYGWMWAFPGKKLLFMGNEFAQGREWNHDASLDWHLLEGGDNWHHGVQRLVRDLNLTYRHHKALHELDFDAYGFEWLVVDDKERSVLAFVRRDKVGNEIIVISNFTPVPRHGYRFGINQPGKWREILNTDSTHYHGSNTGNGGAVHSDEIASHGRQNSLSLTLPPLATVWLVREG, encoded by the coding sequence ATGTCCGTTCGTATCGATAGAGACGTGATTAATGCGCTAATTGCAGGCCATTTTGCGGATCCTTTTTCCGTACTCGGTATGCACCAAACTGATGCTGGACTTGAAGTCCGCGCCCTATTACCTGACGCCACCGAAGTGTGGGTGATCGAACCCAAAACCGGACGTAAAGTCGGCAAGCTGGATTGCCTCGACTCTCGCGGTTTTTTCTGTGCTGTACTTCCCCGCCGTAAAAATTTCTTTCGCTATCAGTTGGCCGTTGTCTGGCATGGACAACAGAATCTGATTGATGACCCTTATCGTTTTGGCCCGCTGATCCAGGATATGGATGCCTGGCTGTTATCTGAAGGTACGCACCTGCGACCTTACGAAACGCTGGGCGCGCATGCGGATACCATGGATGGCGTAACCGGTACACGCTTCTCCGTCTGGGCGCCTAACGCTCAACGTGTGTCAGTGGTTGGGCAGTTCAACTACTGGGATGGCCGTCGCCATCCGATGCGCCTGCGCAAAGAAAGCGGTATCTGGGAGCTGTTTATCCCCGGTGCGCAACAGGGTCAGCTGTATAAATACGAGATGATCGATGCGAACGGTAAGCTGCGAATCAAAGCGGATCCTTACGCCTTCGAAGCGCAAATGCGCCCGGAAACCGCGTCGCTTATCTGCGGCCTGCCGGAAAAAGTGGTGCAAAGCGAGGAGCGCAAAAAAGCCAACCAGTTTGATGCGCCGATCTCTATCTATGAAGTGCACCTGGGTTCATGGCGTCGTCATACCGATAACAACTTCTGGCTAAGCTACCGTGAGCTGGCGGATCAACTGGTGCCTTACGCCAAGTGGATGGGCTTTACTCATCTCGAACTGTTGCCGATTAACGAGCATCCGTTCGACGGTAGCTGGGGCTACCAGCCTACCGGCATGTATGCGCCGACCCGTCGCTTTGGGACGCGTGATGATTTCCGCTATTTTGTGAATGCCGCGCATCAGGCCGGACTGAACGTCATTCTCGACTGGGTGCCGGGCCATTTCCCGTCGGACGACTTTGGTCTGGCAGAGTTTGATGGCACCAACCTGTATGAGCACAGCGACCCGCGAGAAGGGTATCACCAGGACTGGAACACGCTGATCTACAACTATGGTCGCCGTGAAGTCAGCAACTACCTGGTGGGCAACGCCCTGTACTGGATTGAACGCTTTGGTATCGATGCGCTACGCGTGGATGCCGTGGCGTCGATGATTTATCGCGACTACAGCCGTAAAGAAGGGGAATGGGTCCCGAACGAATTTGGCGGTCGTGAAAACCTCGAAGCCATTGAGTTTTTACGCAATACCAACCGAATTCTTGGCGAGCAGGTGCCAGGTGCGGTGAGCATGGCGGAAGAGTCCACCGACTTTGCCGGCGTCTCAAGGCCGCAGGACATGGGCGGTTTAGGGTTCTGGTATAAGTGGAACCTCGGCTGGATGCACGACACGCTGGACTACATGAAGCTGGATCCGATTCATCGTCAGTACCATCACGACAAGCTGACCTTCGGCATGCTGTACAACTACACCGAAAACTTCGTCCTGCCGCTGTCGCACGATGAAGTGGTACACGGTAAAAAATCCATTCTCGACCGCATGCCGGGAGACGCATGGCAGAAGTTCGCCAACCTGCGCGCCTATTACGGCTGGATGTGGGCCTTCCCGGGCAAGAAACTGCTGTTTATGGGCAATGAGTTCGCTCAGGGGCGTGAGTGGAACCATGACGCCAGCCTCGACTGGCATCTGCTGGAGGGCGGTGATAACTGGCACCACGGCGTACAGCGTCTGGTACGCGATCTGAACCTTACCTATCGCCACCACAAAGCGCTGCACGAGCTCGACTTTGATGCCTATGGCTTTGAATGGCTGGTGGTGGATGACAAAGAACGTTCGGTGCTGGCTTTCGTTCGTCGTGACAAAGTTGGTAATGAAATCATCGTTATCAGCAACTTTACGCCAGTGCCTCGCCACGGCTATCGCTTCGGTATCAACCAGCCGGGCAAATGGCGCGAGATCCTCAATACCGACTCGACGCATTACCACGGCAGTAATACCGGCAACGGCGGCGCGGTGCACAGCGATGAAATCGCCAGTCATGGTCGTCAGAACTCACTGAGCCTCACGTTGCCGCCGCTGGCAACGGTCTGGCTGGTTCGGGAGGGGTAA
- the yhhY gene encoding N-acetyltransferase, translating into MSEIVIRHAEPKDYDAIRQIHAQPEVYHNTLQVPHPSLEMWQARLTEQAGVKQLVACIDDIVVGHLCIEVAQRPRRSHVADFGICVDARWHNRGVASALIRTMIDMCDNWLRVERIELTVFVDNEPAVAVYKKYGFEIEGTGKKYGLRNGEYVDAYFMARVK; encoded by the coding sequence ATGAGTGAAATAGTGATACGCCACGCTGAACCAAAAGATTACGACGCAATTCGTCAGATCCACGCTCAGCCGGAGGTGTACCACAACACGCTACAGGTTCCTCATCCTTCCCTCGAGATGTGGCAGGCGCGGCTAACCGAGCAAGCCGGGGTTAAACAACTGGTTGCCTGCATTGACGATATCGTCGTGGGGCATCTCTGTATTGAGGTTGCGCAGCGCCCACGCCGCAGCCACGTGGCCGATTTTGGTATCTGCGTGGATGCCCGGTGGCACAATCGCGGCGTTGCCAGCGCGCTGATCCGCACGATGATCGACATGTGCGACAACTGGCTGCGCGTCGAGCGTATTGAGCTAACGGTATTTGTTGATAATGAGCCTGCCGTGGCGGTGTATAAGAAATACGGCTTTGAAATCGAAGGCACCGGTAAGAAATACGGCCTGCGCAACGGTGAGTATGTTGATGCCTACTTTATGGCACGCGTGAAATAA
- the gntU gene encoding gluconate transporter has product MSTLTLVLTAVGSVLLLLFLVMKARMHAFVALMVVSIGAGLFSGMPLDKIAATMEKGMGGTLGFLAIVVALGAMFGKILHETGAVDQIAVKMLKSFGHSRAHYAIGLAGLICALPLFFEVAIVLLISVAFSMARHTGTNLVKLVIPLFAGVAAAAAFLLPGPAPMLLASQMHADFGWMILIGLCAAIPGMIIAGPLWGNFISRYVELHVPEDITEPHLGEGKMPSFGFSLSLILLPLVLVGLKTIAARFVPVGSSTYEWFEFIGHPFTAILVACLVAIYGLAIRQGMPKDRVMEICGHALQPAGIILLVIGAGGVFKQVLVDSGVGPALGEALTGMGLPIAITCFVLAAAVRIIQGSATVACLTAVGLVMPVIEQLNYSGAQMAALSICIAGGSIVVSHVNDAGFWLFGKFTGATEAQTLKTWTMMETILGTVGAIVGMIAFQLLS; this is encoded by the coding sequence GTGAGTACATTAACGCTTGTTTTAACAGCAGTAGGGTCCGTTTTATTACTGCTGTTTTTAGTGATGAAGGCGCGTATGCACGCTTTCGTTGCTTTGATGGTGGTATCCATTGGTGCAGGTCTCTTTTCCGGTATGCCGCTCGATAAAATCGCTGCGACCATGGAAAAAGGGATGGGAGGCACGCTCGGTTTTCTGGCGATTGTTGTGGCGCTGGGGGCGATGTTCGGCAAGATTTTGCATGAGACGGGGGCGGTCGATCAGATTGCCGTCAAAATGCTGAAATCTTTCGGTCACAGCCGCGCGCATTACGCGATTGGCCTGGCCGGTCTGATTTGCGCGCTGCCGCTGTTCTTTGAGGTGGCAATTGTGCTGCTGATTAGCGTGGCGTTCTCAATGGCGCGCCACACCGGTACTAACCTTGTAAAGCTGGTCATTCCGCTGTTTGCGGGCGTGGCGGCTGCCGCAGCATTCCTGCTGCCAGGGCCTGCGCCAATGCTGCTGGCCTCTCAGATGCACGCCGACTTTGGCTGGATGATCCTGATTGGTCTGTGCGCCGCGATTCCGGGCATGATTATCGCCGGGCCGCTGTGGGGTAACTTCATCAGCCGTTATGTTGAGCTGCACGTACCGGAAGACATTACCGAGCCGCATCTGGGTGAAGGCAAAATGCCATCCTTTGGCTTCAGTTTATCGCTTATCCTGCTGCCGCTGGTGCTGGTTGGCCTGAAAACTATCGCCGCACGCTTTGTGCCGGTCGGTTCTTCAACCTACGAATGGTTCGAGTTTATCGGTCACCCGTTTACCGCGATTCTGGTGGCGTGTCTGGTGGCGATTTACGGTCTGGCGATTCGCCAGGGCATGCCAAAAGACCGCGTGATGGAGATCTGCGGGCATGCGCTGCAGCCGGCGGGAATTATTCTGCTGGTGATTGGTGCGGGCGGTGTGTTCAAACAGGTACTGGTGGATTCCGGCGTGGGTCCGGCACTGGGTGAAGCATTAACCGGCATGGGCCTGCCGATTGCCATCACCTGCTTCGTGCTGGCGGCGGCGGTGCGTATCATTCAGGGTTCCGCGACCGTGGCCTGCTTAACGGCGGTCGGTCTGGTGATGCCGGTGATTGAGCAACTGAACTACTCCGGGGCCCAGATGGCAGCGCTGTCTATCTGTATCGCGGGTGGCTCTATCGTCGTCAGTCACGTTAACGACGCGGGCTTCTGGTTGTTCGGTAAATTTACCGGCGCGACCGAAGCGCAAACCCTGAAGACCTGGACGATGATGGAAACCATCCTCGGCACGGTCGGTGCGATTGTCGGTATGATTGCCTTCCAGCTGTTGAGCTGA
- the gntK gene encoding gluconokinase, protein MSTTNHDHHVYVLMGVSGSGKSAVASEVAHQLQAAFLDGDFLHPRSNIMKMASGEPLNDDDRKPWLQALNDAAFAMQRTNKVSLIVCSALKKVYRDQLRDGNPNLSFIYLKGDFDVIESRLKARKGHFFKTQMLVTQFEALEEPGANENDVLVVDIDQPLDGVVASTIEVINQGSK, encoded by the coding sequence TTGAGCACGACTAATCATGATCACCACGTTTACGTTCTGATGGGCGTATCGGGCAGCGGTAAATCTGCTGTCGCCAGCGAAGTGGCGCATCAACTGCAGGCCGCGTTTCTTGATGGCGATTTTCTCCATCCGCGCAGCAACATCATGAAAATGGCTTCCGGTGAGCCACTTAACGATGACGACCGTAAACCGTGGTTACAGGCGCTGAATGACGCCGCCTTCGCGATGCAGCGGACCAATAAAGTTTCGCTGATCGTCTGTTCCGCCCTGAAAAAAGTCTACCGCGACCAGCTGCGCGACGGTAATCCAAACCTCTCTTTCATCTATCTGAAAGGGGATTTTGACGTTATCGAAAGCCGCCTGAAGGCGCGTAAAGGCCACTTCTTCAAAACGCAGATGCTGGTGACCCAGTTTGAAGCGCTGGAAGAACCGGGTGCCAATGAAAACGATGTACTGGTGGTCGATATCGATCAACCACTGGACGGTGTGGTCGCCAGCACCATTGAGGTTATTAACCAGGGCAGTAAGTAG
- the yhhW gene encoding quercetin 2,3-dioxygenase, whose translation MIYLRKANDRGHANHGWLDSWHTFSFANYYDPNFMGFSALRVINDDVIDAGQGFGTHPHKDMEILTYVLEGAVEHQDSMGNKEQVPAGEFQIMSAGTGIRHSEYNPSNTEKLHLYQIWIMPQENGIKPRYEQRRFDAAQGKQLVLSPDARDGSLKVYQDMELYRWALVKDEQSVHQIAAERRVWIQVVKGNVTINGTKATTSDGLAIWDEQAISIHADSDSEVLLFDLPPV comes from the coding sequence ATGATCTATTTACGCAAAGCTAATGACCGTGGCCACGCTAATCATGGCTGGCTCGATTCCTGGCATACCTTCTCTTTTGCCAACTACTATGACCCGAACTTTATGGGGTTCTCGGCACTGCGCGTGATTAACGATGATGTAATCGACGCAGGCCAGGGCTTTGGCACTCACCCCCATAAAGACATGGAAATCCTGACCTATGTGCTGGAAGGTGCAGTGGAGCATCAGGACAGCATGGGCAACAAAGAGCAGGTTCCGGCCGGTGAGTTTCAGATTATGAGCGCCGGGACGGGGATCCGTCATTCGGAGTATAACCCGAGCAATACTGAGAAACTGCATCTGTATCAGATCTGGATCATGCCGCAGGAAAACGGTATTAAGCCGCGCTATGAACAGCGCCGTTTCGATGCCGCCCAGGGTAAACAACTGGTGCTGTCGCCGGATGCCCGTGATGGTTCGCTGAAAGTTTACCAGGATATGGAGTTGTACCGTTGGGCGCTGGTCAAAGATGAGCAGTCGGTGCATCAAATTGCCGCTGAACGCCGCGTCTGGATCCAGGTGGTAAAAGGCAATGTCACCATTAATGGCACCAAAGCGACCACCAGCGACGGTCTGGCCATCTGGGATGAACAGGCAATTTCGATTCATGCCGACAGCGACAGTGAAGTGTTACTGTTTGACCTGCCGCCAGTCTAA
- the yhgN gene encoding NAAT family transporter YhgN, with translation MNEIISAAVLLILIMDPLGNLPIFMSVLKHTEPKRRRAIMIRELFIALLVMLIFLFAGEKILAFLNLRAETVSISGGIILFLIAIKMIFPSATGNSTGLPAGEEPFIVPLAIPLVAGPTILASLMLLSHQYPNQMGHLVIALLIAWGGTFVILLQSSLFLRLLGEKGVNALERLMGLILVMMATQMFLDGVRMWMKG, from the coding sequence ATGAATGAAATCATTTCAGCGGCAGTTTTATTGATCCTGATTATGGATCCGCTCGGAAATCTGCCCATTTTCATGTCCGTATTGAAACATACCGAACCAAAACGCCGTCGCGCGATTATGATTCGCGAGCTGTTCATTGCGCTGTTGGTGATGCTGATATTCCTGTTTGCGGGCGAGAAAATTCTGGCATTTCTGAACCTGCGCGCGGAGACCGTGTCGATTTCCGGGGGCATTATTTTATTCCTGATCGCCATCAAGATGATTTTCCCCAGCGCCACCGGGAATAGCACCGGACTTCCAGCAGGCGAAGAGCCGTTTATCGTACCGCTGGCGATTCCGCTGGTCGCCGGTCCGACAATCCTGGCGTCATTAATGCTGTTGTCACATCAGTACCCAAATCAGATGGGGCATCTGGTGATTGCGCTGCTGATCGCCTGGGGCGGGACATTCGTGATTTTGCTGCAGTCTTCGCTGTTTTTACGCCTGCTGGGGGAGAAAGGGGTTAACGCGCTGGAGCGCCTGATGGGATTGATTCTGGTGATGATGGCAACCCAGATGTTCCTCGACGGCGTGCGGATGTGGATGAAGGGGTAA
- the gntR gene encoding gluconate operon transcriptional repressor GntR, translating into MKKKRPVLQDVADRVGVTKMTVSRFLRNPEQVSVALRGKIAAALDELGYIPNRAPDILSNATSRAIGVLLPSLTNQVFAEVLRGIEAVTDAHGYQTMLAHYGYKPEMEQERLESMLSWNIDGLILTERSHTPRTLKMIEVAGIPVVELMDSQSPCLDIAVGFDNFEAARQMTAAIIARGHRHVAYLGARLDERTIIKQRGYEQAMRDADLVPYSVMVEQSSSYSSGIELIRQARREYPQLDGVFCTNDDLAVGAAFECQRLGLKIPDDMAIAGFHGHDIGQVMEPRLASVLTPRERMGSIGAERLLARIRGEAVTPKMLDLGFTLSPGGSI; encoded by the coding sequence ATGAAAAAGAAAAGACCCGTACTTCAGGATGTAGCCGACCGCGTGGGCGTGACCAAAATGACGGTCAGTCGCTTTTTGCGTAACCCGGAGCAGGTCTCCGTGGCGCTGCGGGGCAAAATTGCCGCTGCACTTGATGAGCTGGGTTATATTCCCAATCGCGCTCCTGATATCCTTTCTAACGCCACCAGCCGCGCGATCGGCGTGCTGTTACCCTCTCTTACTAACCAGGTTTTTGCTGAAGTGCTACGCGGCATTGAGGCCGTCACCGACGCCCATGGTTATCAAACTATGCTCGCGCACTACGGCTATAAGCCTGAGATGGAACAAGAGCGCCTGGAGTCGATGCTGTCGTGGAATATTGATGGCCTGATCCTCACCGAACGTAGCCATACGCCCCGTACGCTGAAAATGATTGAGGTTGCGGGTATCCCGGTGGTTGAACTGATGGACAGCCAGTCACCGTGTCTGGATATTGCCGTCGGCTTCGACAACTTCGAGGCCGCGCGCCAGATGACCGCCGCTATTATCGCGCGTGGGCACCGTCATGTTGCCTATCTTGGCGCACGTCTTGATGAACGTACTATCATCAAACAGAGAGGCTACGAGCAGGCAATGCGCGATGCTGACCTGGTGCCGTATAGCGTGATGGTGGAGCAGTCTTCTTCCTACTCATCCGGTATTGAACTCATTCGTCAGGCGCGACGTGAATACCCGCAGCTTGATGGCGTCTTCTGTACCAACGATGACCTGGCGGTAGGGGCGGCTTTCGAATGTCAGCGTTTAGGGCTGAAAATCCCTGATGATATGGCGATTGCCGGATTCCACGGTCACGACATTGGACAGGTGATGGAGCCGCGTCTGGCGAGCGTGCTCACGCCGCGTGAGCGAATGGGCAGCATTGGCGCAGAGCGCCTGCTGGCGCGCATTCGTGGTGAAGCAGTCACACCTAAAATGTTAGATTTAGGTTTCACCTTGTCACCGGGCGGATCTATTTAA